A single Crateriforma conspicua DNA region contains:
- the obgE gene encoding GTPase ObgE: MFVDRVQIELQAGRGGDGCMSFRREKYVPRGGPDGGDGGNGGSLILEAKLGVNSLAAFANRHFYRAPKGQPGQGSMRHGRNGKDETLYVPPGTTVIDAQHGFVIKDLTQPGERFVIAHGGKGGHGNARFKSSTNQAPRHRTLGEEPESRAVILELRSIADVGLVGKPNAGKSTLLSRISSARPEIADYPFTTKHPNLGIVDVDMERSFVLADIPGLIEGASEGVGLGHEFLKHVERAGLLVHLVEPAPIDGTEPLQNYQAIREEICEYDASLGERDELLVVTKAELDGADDVARELSEQTGRQVHLISAMTGEGLDTLTDAIMQRVQQRRQALIDAGEDVVMLRPEDAKPTKGEKVAKRRRRVPPHLAGPTAELSNDLQAKDYQDVNESDSDGSDPKESS, translated from the coding sequence ATGTTCGTCGACCGTGTCCAAATCGAATTGCAGGCCGGTCGCGGTGGCGATGGTTGCATGAGCTTTCGCCGTGAAAAGTACGTTCCCCGCGGCGGTCCGGACGGCGGCGACGGTGGCAACGGCGGCAGCCTGATCTTAGAAGCCAAGCTGGGCGTCAACAGCTTGGCCGCGTTTGCTAATCGGCACTTCTATCGCGCCCCCAAAGGCCAACCCGGGCAAGGTTCGATGCGGCACGGGCGCAACGGCAAGGACGAAACGCTGTACGTCCCGCCGGGCACCACCGTGATCGATGCCCAGCACGGCTTTGTGATCAAAGACTTGACCCAGCCAGGCGAACGCTTCGTGATCGCCCACGGCGGCAAAGGCGGTCACGGCAACGCGCGTTTCAAATCCAGCACCAATCAGGCACCGCGGCATCGCACGTTGGGCGAGGAACCGGAAAGCCGGGCGGTGATTCTGGAACTTCGATCGATCGCCGACGTCGGCTTGGTCGGCAAGCCGAATGCGGGCAAAAGCACGTTGTTGTCACGCATCAGCAGTGCAAGACCCGAAATCGCCGATTATCCGTTCACGACGAAGCATCCCAACTTGGGAATCGTCGACGTGGACATGGAACGGTCGTTTGTGCTGGCGGACATCCCCGGTCTGATCGAAGGGGCCAGCGAAGGCGTCGGATTGGGACACGAATTTCTGAAGCACGTTGAACGCGCCGGCTTGCTGGTTCACTTGGTCGAACCGGCACCGATCGACGGCACCGAACCGTTGCAGAACTACCAGGCCATTCGCGAAGAAATCTGTGAATACGATGCTTCGCTGGGCGAACGCGACGAATTGCTGGTCGTCACCAAAGCCGAATTGGACGGCGCCGACGACGTGGCCCGGGAACTGTCCGAACAAACGGGCCGACAGGTTCATCTGATCAGCGCGATGACCGGCGAAGGGCTGGACACGCTGACCGATGCGATCATGCAACGGGTCCAGCAACGCCGCCAAGCACTGATTGACGCGGGCGAAGATGTCGTGATGCTGCGGCCCGAAGACGCCAAGCCCACCAAAGGCGAAAAGGTCGCCAAGCGTCGACGTCGGGTACCGCCTCATTTGGCCGGACCCACTGCGGAGTTGAGCAACGATTTGCAGGCCAAGGATTACCAGGACGTAAACGAATCGGATTCGGACGGCTCGGATCCAAAGGAGTCGTCTTGA
- a CDS encoding serine/threonine-protein kinase gives MTKQLSDLTASELARLDAICLEFEDRLRKGVNNVDDLIASFLDRFDGSSSELSPDPILLKQELELVAREYAGDDSPRPVMDATRGAFGLPPVDDTPGASTGSAGTATSPPANGAPQSGSAGISPTGHKHQAVVDDGLPHIGDTIGPYIIDGELGRGGMGIVFRATDTRLDRVVAIKMLSVGGKHHAELVERFQREAKAVAKIVHPNIVELFDVGQHNGLPYAVMEFLHGETLVDRFKQARLSTDQVRQIGVQIASALATCHASGVIHRDLKPHNVMLMHRSGGVDSRMKSISASSVADEATQIIQPDDAPTSGSGVSVSSRSNLTVKLFDFGLSRVPRGGLEVNDALPADADSPAAHDASTQGGLDDQTRAGLILGTPGYMSPEQARGEAVTPAADLFGLGCVLYEAFYGRRAFEGQTSADRFAASLHKEPLYDPMRRRDDPELAEIIERCLAKSVDDRPSSAAEVAEALRIEPIADPSGSSISGLGPPPVSDATFGRRRFVESLMGGAAGLIIGGLWHQQLTAAMYDIRSLGVLTFVERGKLQETQSLRREDLGERIASEGEQLSQALVNELSKVKDLTVAKFFPLYAQNPKQYQAAARELDVDALVDGQFRRISDDTGQSKALEINLQIISGDDGKQLWGDTVLVAGGDNLLERKTMASALVKAIGRGLSSTRQSIDGLRRPKDPEVLCCLNKGEVSNDPDNVGAMRKSLACFQHALEGDPEYAESHAGVALMSVSLAGRVDGDECVSLVNKARDHIRLALTFDPDNMKAKLARAMIDWQIDFNYEPAYKVLEELAPQYPNAWQVYHQWGLLSLTMSQNAIALQQLRMAVRLAPRLQSAKADVARAQWLRGQRSRATQDAQFELEERPTDVYARGLLIDLHEQIEDFTAAAAVDPEFGSPTGGGWNRSTYQKRREQRLSAIPYGPFGKVSNQILFWQRFGTTELSSYEQFHLWSKAQSPSLPFLLARHPALLSMRSADYGREVLPRGFF, from the coding sequence ATGACCAAACAACTAAGCGACCTGACGGCAAGCGAATTAGCCCGCCTGGACGCGATCTGCCTGGAATTCGAAGACAGACTACGCAAGGGCGTCAACAACGTTGATGACCTGATCGCATCCTTCCTGGACCGTTTCGATGGATCCTCCAGCGAACTGTCCCCCGACCCGATCCTGCTGAAACAGGAATTGGAGTTGGTCGCCCGTGAATACGCCGGCGACGATTCACCTCGGCCGGTGATGGACGCGACGCGAGGTGCATTCGGTCTGCCTCCGGTCGACGATACCCCCGGCGCTTCGACAGGGTCCGCCGGTACCGCGACCTCTCCACCCGCTAACGGCGCCCCGCAGAGCGGATCGGCCGGCATTTCCCCCACCGGTCACAAACACCAAGCGGTTGTTGACGACGGCTTGCCCCACATCGGTGACACGATCGGCCCGTACATCATCGACGGCGAACTGGGACGCGGCGGGATGGGAATCGTGTTCCGCGCAACCGACACACGATTGGATCGCGTCGTGGCGATCAAGATGCTGTCGGTCGGCGGAAAACATCACGCGGAATTGGTCGAACGTTTCCAACGCGAAGCCAAGGCGGTCGCCAAGATCGTGCACCCCAACATCGTCGAATTGTTCGACGTGGGCCAACACAACGGCCTGCCCTATGCCGTGATGGAGTTCCTGCACGGTGAAACGCTGGTCGATCGATTCAAACAGGCACGGTTGTCGACCGACCAAGTCCGCCAAATCGGTGTTCAAATCGCTAGCGCGCTGGCCACATGCCACGCTTCCGGTGTGATCCACCGGGACTTGAAGCCCCACAACGTCATGCTGATGCACCGCAGTGGTGGCGTCGATTCGCGGATGAAATCGATCAGTGCCTCGAGCGTCGCCGATGAAGCCACGCAAATCATCCAACCCGATGACGCACCGACGTCCGGTTCGGGCGTATCGGTTTCCTCTCGCAGCAATCTGACCGTCAAACTGTTCGACTTTGGCCTGTCGCGAGTGCCCCGTGGCGGACTGGAGGTCAACGATGCGTTGCCCGCCGACGCGGATTCGCCGGCCGCCCATGATGCCAGCACCCAGGGCGGACTGGATGACCAAACTCGAGCCGGTCTGATCTTGGGAACGCCGGGTTACATGTCGCCCGAACAGGCCCGCGGCGAAGCGGTCACACCGGCGGCCGACCTGTTCGGCTTGGGTTGCGTCTTGTACGAAGCGTTCTATGGGCGTCGTGCGTTCGAAGGCCAAACGTCGGCGGATCGGTTCGCCGCGTCGCTGCACAAGGAACCGCTATACGATCCGATGCGACGCCGTGATGATCCGGAACTGGCCGAGATCATCGAACGCTGTTTGGCCAAGTCTGTTGACGACCGTCCCAGTTCGGCCGCCGAGGTCGCCGAAGCGTTGCGAATCGAACCGATCGCCGATCCATCGGGTTCGTCGATCAGCGGATTGGGTCCACCACCGGTCTCCGACGCCACCTTTGGCCGTCGACGATTTGTCGAATCGCTGATGGGCGGCGCCGCCGGCCTGATCATCGGCGGTCTTTGGCACCAACAGCTGACCGCAGCGATGTACGACATCCGATCACTCGGGGTGCTGACGTTTGTCGAACGTGGAAAGTTGCAAGAAACGCAATCACTGCGCCGTGAAGATCTGGGCGAACGAATCGCCAGCGAAGGCGAACAGTTGTCACAAGCGTTGGTCAACGAACTGAGCAAAGTCAAAGACTTGACCGTCGCCAAGTTCTTTCCGCTTTACGCCCAAAATCCAAAACAATACCAAGCCGCCGCAAGAGAACTGGATGTTGACGCGTTGGTCGACGGCCAGTTTCGACGCATCAGCGATGATACCGGCCAGTCCAAAGCACTGGAGATCAATCTGCAGATCATTTCCGGCGACGACGGCAAACAACTGTGGGGCGATACCGTCCTGGTCGCCGGCGGCGATAATTTGTTGGAGCGTAAGACGATGGCGTCGGCCTTGGTCAAAGCGATCGGCCGCGGCTTGTCATCCACGCGTCAATCCATCGACGGTCTCCGGCGTCCGAAAGATCCCGAGGTGCTTTGTTGCCTGAACAAGGGCGAAGTCAGCAACGATCCGGACAACGTCGGCGCGATGCGTAAATCGCTGGCTTGCTTCCAACACGCATTGGAAGGCGATCCGGAATACGCCGAAAGCCACGCCGGGGTGGCGTTGATGTCGGTTTCGTTGGCCGGCCGTGTCGACGGAGACGAATGCGTTTCGTTGGTCAACAAAGCTCGCGATCATATCCGCCTGGCTTTGACGTTTGACCCCGACAACATGAAAGCAAAGCTGGCCCGGGCGATGATCGATTGGCAAATCGATTTCAACTATGAACCGGCCTACAAAGTCCTGGAAGAACTGGCGCCCCAATATCCCAACGCCTGGCAGGTGTATCATCAATGGGGGCTGTTGTCGCTGACGATGTCACAAAACGCGATCGCGTTGCAACAATTGCGAATGGCCGTTCGTTTGGCGCCGCGGTTGCAATCCGCCAAAGCCGATGTGGCCCGTGCCCAGTGGTTGCGTGGTCAACGCAGCCGAGCCACCCAGGACGCGCAGTTCGAATTGGAAGAACGGCCCACTGACGTCTATGCCCGCGGCCTGTTGATCGATCTGCACGAACAAATCGAAGACTTCACCGCCGCAGCGGCCGTCGACCCGGAATTCGGATCACCCACCGGCGGCGGATGGAATCGATCGACGTATCAGAAGCGACGCGAACAACGGCTGTCGGCCATCCCGTACGGACCGTTCGGCAAAGTCAGCAACCAGATTTTGTTCTGGCAACGCTTTGGCACCACGGAACTTTCCAGTTACGAACAGTTCCACCTGTGGTCCAAAGCCCAGTCGCCGTCGCTGCCGTTCCTGTTGGCCCGGCACCCGGCGTTGCTGTCGATGCGGTCGGCTGATTATGGACGCGAAGTGTTGCCGCGTGGCTTTTTCTAG
- a CDS encoding ROK family protein, translating into MTSTPALIDIGDAKPPFYWGVDIGGTGIKIGLVDSDGGTVAYRRIPTRESEGPEAAVGRVAEVAAEIDRQLGIQTRVAAVGVGAPGPMDLQAGTLVQPPQLPSWWGYHLVDAIAQRFGRPVTFLNDANAAAYGEFWLGSGRADRSMVLLTLGTGVGGGLIVDGELVNGVNSFGSECGHLIVDPSPTARLCVWGGGRGQLEAYASASAVVQRTLEQLTRGQDSCLSGSMGGSDTELTAKRVWEAAIEGDQLALEIVDETAKWLGIGVTTIVHITDPGSVVLGGAMNFGGADCDVGRRFLKGVADEFRARTFDNVFEGTSIQFASLGGDAGYLGAAGYARHEHPRHD; encoded by the coding sequence ATGACCAGCACCCCTGCATTGATCGACATCGGCGACGCCAAGCCGCCATTCTACTGGGGCGTGGATATCGGCGGCACGGGCATCAAAATCGGCCTGGTCGACAGCGACGGAGGCACGGTCGCGTATCGGCGGATCCCGACGCGTGAAAGCGAAGGTCCCGAAGCGGCGGTCGGTCGCGTCGCCGAGGTGGCCGCAGAAATCGACCGCCAGTTGGGCATTCAAACACGGGTGGCCGCGGTCGGCGTCGGGGCTCCCGGGCCAATGGATCTGCAGGCCGGGACGCTCGTTCAGCCGCCACAGTTGCCAAGCTGGTGGGGCTATCACCTGGTCGACGCGATCGCCCAGCGATTCGGACGGCCGGTCACGTTTTTGAACGATGCCAATGCGGCCGCCTACGGCGAATTTTGGCTGGGCAGTGGGCGTGCGGACCGTTCGATGGTGTTGCTGACGTTGGGCACCGGCGTCGGCGGCGGGCTGATCGTCGACGGCGAATTGGTCAACGGGGTGAACAGTTTCGGCAGCGAATGCGGGCATCTGATCGTTGATCCATCGCCCACCGCACGGCTGTGTGTCTGGGGGGGCGGACGTGGGCAACTGGAGGCCTATGCGTCGGCCAGTGCCGTGGTCCAGCGAACTTTGGAGCAATTGACCCGTGGTCAAGACAGCTGTTTGAGCGGTTCGATGGGTGGCAGCGATACCGAGCTGACCGCCAAGCGGGTTTGGGAAGCCGCGATCGAAGGTGACCAGTTGGCATTGGAAATCGTCGACGAAACGGCAAAATGGTTGGGCATCGGCGTCACCACGATCGTCCACATCACCGATCCCGGCAGCGTCGTTCTGGGCGGCGCGATGAATTTCGGCGGTGCTGATTGTGACGTCGGCCGCCGATTCCTAAAGGGCGTGGCCGATGAGTTTCGGGCTCGCACGTTCGACAATGTTTTCGAAGGCACGTCGATCCAGTTCGCTTCCCTTGGCGGCGACGCCGGCTACCTGGGCGCCGCCGGATACGCCCGACACGAACATCCGCGTCACGATTGA
- the ygfZ gene encoding CAF17-like 4Fe-4S cluster assembly/insertion protein YgfZ, producing the protein MIYVLNQPTIVDLCGADADQILHNLTTADVRALAVGQGCESFITDVRGKTLHHVMVYRTDQGFRLVGPGGESAKDPQASFSQRLVDHCDRYIIREDATPTIVEGDWRLWVADPESAAGLNDSWHDCSWLGPGSRMCWSTDDASVSLVGPVGDQAAFHWHRVIAGFPWYGIDLDDSNLPQEADRDSQTISFTKGCYLGQETVARLDALGQVQRKLVHWAIGPADDSPTPTSDGSEPLAVTVTSGTTLQAGEKKVARLTSLATLRPPEGVAESAVEKFRSMTQSISFPVAAVAMGFARRSHFDPGARAEGSDAAGLPIQGEVLAVPHE; encoded by the coding sequence ATGATTTACGTTCTGAACCAACCCACCATCGTTGACCTTTGTGGCGCCGACGCGGACCAGATTTTGCACAATCTGACCACGGCGGACGTGCGTGCGCTTGCCGTCGGCCAGGGCTGTGAATCGTTCATCACCGACGTCCGCGGAAAGACGCTGCATCATGTCATGGTGTATCGAACGGACCAGGGATTTCGTTTGGTCGGCCCCGGTGGCGAATCGGCCAAGGATCCCCAAGCATCGTTTTCCCAACGTTTGGTGGACCACTGCGACCGTTACATCATCCGCGAAGACGCCACCCCGACGATCGTCGAAGGCGATTGGCGACTGTGGGTCGCCGACCCGGAATCCGCCGCCGGTTTGAACGATTCCTGGCACGATTGTTCGTGGCTGGGACCGGGCAGTCGGATGTGCTGGTCCACTGACGACGCGTCCGTTTCACTGGTTGGACCTGTCGGTGACCAAGCCGCGTTTCATTGGCACCGTGTCATCGCCGGCTTTCCCTGGTACGGCATCGACTTGGACGATTCGAATCTGCCTCAGGAGGCTGACCGCGATTCCCAGACGATCAGCTTCACCAAGGGCTGTTATCTGGGCCAGGAAACCGTGGCCCGCCTGGACGCGTTGGGACAAGTCCAACGCAAACTGGTGCACTGGGCGATCGGACCTGCGGACGATTCACCGACGCCGACTTCCGATGGTTCGGAACCATTGGCGGTCACCGTGACGTCCGGCACCACGCTGCAGGCGGGTGAAAAGAAGGTCGCCCGGCTGACCAGCTTGGCAACGCTGCGGCCACCGGAGGGCGTCGCCGAATCGGCGGTCGAAAAATTCCGATCAATGACGCAATCCATCTCGTTTCCCGTCGCCGCCGTGGCGATGGGTTTCGCCCGGCGAAGCCACTTCGACCCCGGCGCCCGTGCCGAAGGATCCGATGCCGCCGGTCTACCGATCCAGGGTGAAGTATTGGCCGTGCCCCATGAATGA
- a CDS encoding type III pantothenate kinase, translating to MSVQASHPSAASWQPPGGIVAVDLGNTAAKVLISDALAGIRPFGSDHASPLSRSFAIDAGPWTDQAIDWVRQHASAVHQWRLASVNRGAESRLQSDILKRFPSADVVRVVHDRVPVTSDLAAPQRIGIDRLLCAFAAGLADPGASRRATTLVDAGSAVTVDFLDDQGIFRGGAILPGLNLQARSLATGTDLLPQIDWISETSLQSPGKDTVAAIRLGILSGVAGAIDRLATRYGTDRVLITGGDATAIAPHLSVAHRVCHDMVGVGILACRCWSPSESASGPTESPPDPADATPTQRHC from the coding sequence TTGAGCGTCCAGGCATCTCATCCGTCGGCCGCATCCTGGCAGCCGCCCGGAGGAATTGTGGCGGTGGACTTGGGCAACACGGCCGCCAAGGTATTGATCTCCGACGCGTTGGCAGGCATTCGCCCTTTTGGTTCCGATCACGCTTCACCGCTGTCCCGGTCGTTTGCCATCGACGCCGGGCCTTGGACCGACCAGGCAATTGATTGGGTGCGGCAGCACGCTTCGGCCGTGCATCAGTGGCGTCTTGCCAGCGTCAATCGCGGTGCCGAGTCACGACTGCAGTCGGATATTTTGAAGCGATTCCCGAGTGCCGACGTGGTGCGGGTGGTTCACGACCGTGTGCCGGTCACCAGCGATCTGGCGGCCCCCCAGCGAATCGGAATCGATCGTCTGTTGTGCGCGTTTGCGGCCGGTCTGGCCGACCCCGGCGCCTCGCGACGTGCCACGACCTTGGTCGATGCAGGTTCAGCGGTCACGGTCGATTTTCTGGACGACCAGGGAATCTTTCGGGGCGGAGCCATTTTGCCGGGGTTGAATCTGCAGGCCCGTTCTTTGGCGACCGGAACAGACCTATTGCCCCAAATCGACTGGATCAGCGAAACGTCATTGCAGTCGCCCGGCAAGGACACCGTCGCGGCGATCCGGCTGGGCATCTTGTCGGGCGTTGCCGGAGCGATCGACCGGCTGGCGACCCGATACGGCACCGATCGGGTGCTGATCACCGGCGGTGATGCCACCGCGATCGCCCCGCACTTGAGCGTGGCCCATCGTGTCTGTCACGACATGGTGGGGGTGGGCATCCTGGCGTGCCGCTGTTGGTCGCCATCGGAATCAGCGTCCGGCCCCACCGAATCACCGCCCGATCCGGCCGACGCGACGCCGACACAGCGACACTGTTGA
- a CDS encoding ECF-type sigma factor, whose amino-acid sequence MNDPQTESSEEFLAQLERVRQGDDEATAQLWHRYFAPLVRLAAGRLPTSLRRTGDEEDIALSAFNSFIAGIRRDQFPDLSGPDNLWGLLITLTSRKVHAHLRHHTRQKRGGGSVRGESVFIDPAGEKRNNGIGGVSDDLGPPDLQVELAEACDTLLDQLDDDQLRQIAVMRMDGFLVDEIAQRLQLSKRAVERRLQLIRRIWSEQAESAATDDTQD is encoded by the coding sequence ATGAATGATCCGCAAACGGAATCGTCCGAAGAATTTTTGGCTCAACTGGAACGGGTCCGCCAAGGCGATGATGAAGCGACGGCACAACTGTGGCATCGCTACTTTGCCCCGCTGGTGCGTTTGGCCGCCGGCCGTCTGCCGACCAGCTTGCGCCGAACCGGCGACGAAGAAGACATCGCATTGTCAGCCTTCAACAGTTTCATCGCCGGAATCCGCCGCGATCAATTTCCAGATCTCAGCGGCCCGGACAACTTGTGGGGCCTGCTGATCACCCTGACCAGCCGCAAGGTCCACGCCCATTTGCGGCACCACACACGGCAAAAACGGGGCGGCGGCAGCGTCCGCGGCGAATCGGTTTTCATCGATCCGGCGGGCGAAAAACGTAACAATGGAATCGGCGGAGTGTCCGATGACTTGGGCCCCCCCGATTTGCAGGTCGAATTGGCCGAAGCCTGCGACACGCTACTGGATCAGCTGGATGATGACCAGCTGCGCCAGATCGCGGTGATGCGAATGGACGGGTTTCTGGTTGACGAGATTGCCCAACGTTTGCAACTAAGCAAGCGGGCCGTTGAACGAAGATTGCAGTTGATTCGTCGTATCTGGAGCGAACAAGCTGAATCAGCGGCGACGGACGACACCCAGGATTAA
- the lepA gene encoding translation elongation factor 4 — MSTQIRNFCIIAHIDHGKSTLADRLLEVTGTVSTREMKSQLLDDLELERQRGITIKARSVTMRFKRNGQDYELNLIDTPGHVDFQYEVSRSLACCEGALLLVDAFQGVEAQTVANAFAAMEHDLTIIPVINKIDLTHARPDEVAEEMMNSLGTDPDDCVRVSAKTGQGVDGLIDTIIEHVPDPGGDPKAKLQAMVFDSNYDDFRGAITYVRIRQGAVRKGQKIRFLRAGTEHEVVELGQFTPQRQSRDSLSAGQVGYLICNIKSLSDVHIGDTVSVPGDNPAEPLPGYDRPKRMVYCGLFPSDGQDFSELRDALERLSINDPSFEFEPETSDALGFGFRCGFLGLLHMEIIQQRLENEADIDLVQTAPNVTYEITDKRGEVHEIHKPQDVPDPGDIEEFRQPIVRCNVIVPDDFIGPVMKLCQERRGIQKSQEYLAAGRAMLTYDIPLAEVVYDLHDKIKSCTRGYGTLDYEMVGYEPADLVRMDILVNGKRVDALSIVCNRADADRRGRAVAKRLKKEIERHMFEVAVQAAIGSRVIARETVPAMRKNVTAKCYGGDITRKRKLLQKQKEGKKRMKAIGNVEISQKAFMAVLSDSEQA; from the coding sequence ATGTCCACACAAATACGCAACTTCTGCATCATCGCGCACATCGACCACGGCAAAAGCACGCTGGCCGATCGTCTGTTGGAAGTCACCGGCACCGTCAGCACACGCGAGATGAAATCGCAGCTGTTGGACGACTTGGAACTGGAACGCCAACGCGGGATCACGATCAAAGCGCGCAGCGTGACGATGCGTTTCAAACGAAACGGCCAAGATTATGAACTGAACTTGATCGACACGCCCGGCCACGTCGACTTTCAATACGAAGTGTCACGATCGCTGGCGTGTTGCGAAGGCGCGCTGTTGCTGGTCGATGCGTTTCAAGGTGTCGAGGCTCAAACCGTGGCCAACGCTTTTGCCGCCATGGAACACGATCTGACCATCATTCCGGTGATTAACAAGATCGACCTGACCCACGCGCGGCCGGATGAAGTCGCCGAAGAAATGATGAACAGCTTGGGTACCGATCCGGACGATTGCGTTCGCGTCAGTGCCAAGACCGGGCAAGGCGTCGACGGGCTGATCGACACGATCATCGAACACGTTCCCGATCCCGGCGGCGATCCGAAAGCCAAGCTACAGGCGATGGTGTTCGATTCGAACTACGATGATTTTCGCGGCGCGATCACCTACGTGCGGATCCGGCAGGGCGCGGTTCGCAAAGGCCAGAAGATTCGGTTTCTGCGTGCCGGCACCGAGCACGAAGTGGTCGAACTGGGACAGTTCACGCCTCAGCGACAGTCGCGTGATTCGCTGTCGGCCGGCCAAGTCGGCTATTTGATTTGCAACATCAAAAGCCTTTCCGATGTTCACATCGGCGACACCGTCAGCGTTCCCGGCGACAACCCGGCCGAGCCGTTGCCCGGCTACGACCGGCCCAAGCGAATGGTCTATTGCGGCTTGTTCCCCAGCGACGGCCAGGACTTCAGCGAATTACGTGACGCGCTGGAACGATTGTCGATCAACGACCCCAGCTTTGAATTCGAACCGGAAACCAGTGACGCATTGGGCTTCGGGTTTCGATGCGGCTTCCTGGGGCTGTTGCACATGGAAATCATCCAGCAACGGTTGGAAAACGAAGCCGACATCGACTTGGTGCAAACGGCCCCCAACGTCACCTACGAGATCACCGACAAACGTGGCGAGGTCCACGAGATCCACAAGCCACAAGACGTTCCGGATCCCGGCGACATCGAAGAATTTCGCCAGCCGATCGTGCGGTGCAACGTCATCGTTCCGGATGATTTCATCGGTCCCGTGATGAAGCTGTGCCAGGAAAGACGTGGCATTCAGAAAAGCCAGGAATACTTGGCCGCCGGACGCGCGATGTTGACTTATGACATCCCACTGGCCGAGGTCGTTTATGACTTGCACGACAAGATCAAGAGTTGCACCCGCGGTTACGGCACCCTGGATTATGAAATGGTCGGCTATGAACCGGCGGATCTGGTGCGGATGGACATTTTGGTCAACGGCAAACGTGTCGACGCTCTCAGCATCGTTTGTAACCGCGCCGATGCCGACCGTCGTGGCCGTGCGGTGGCGAAGCGTTTGAAGAAAGAAATCGAGCGTCACATGTTCGAGGTCGCGGTCCAAGCGGCGATCGGCAGCCGTGTGATCGCGCGAGAAACCGTGCCGGCGATGCGAAAGAACGTGACGGCCAAGTGTTACGGTGGCGATATCACGCGGAAGCGAAAACTGCTGCAAAAGCAGAAGGAAGGCAAGAAGCGAATGAAGGCGATCGGCAATGTCGAAATCAGCCAGAAAGCTTTCATGGCCGTGCTTAGCGATTCCGAACAGGCTTAG
- the rpmA gene encoding 50S ribosomal protein L27 yields the protein MAHKKGQGSSRNGRDSNAQRRGVKRFGGQAVTAGSILVRQVGTKFKPGRNVGIGNDYTLFSLVDGTVRFDQEGRRVNVDLAEA from the coding sequence ATGGCACACAAAAAGGGACAAGGTAGTAGCCGAAACGGCCGTGACAGCAACGCGCAACGTCGTGGCGTCAAGCGTTTCGGTGGCCAAGCGGTGACCGCCGGCAGCATCCTGGTTCGTCAGGTCGGCACCAAATTCAAGCCCGGTCGCAACGTCGGCATCGGCAACGATTACACGCTGTTTTCGCTGGTCGACGGCACCGTCCGTTTCGACCAAGAAGGCCGCCGGGTCAATGTCGACTTGGCCGAAGCCTGA